The Equus caballus isolate H_3958 breed thoroughbred chromosome 12, TB-T2T, whole genome shotgun sequence genome contains a region encoding:
- the CARS1 gene encoding cysteine--tRNA ligase, cytoplasmic isoform X2 produces MAGKGRRVQPQWSPPAGSEPCRLRLYNSLTRNKDVFIPQSGKKVTWYCCGPTVYDASHMGHARSYISFDILRRVLRDYFKFDVFYCMNITDIDDKIIKRARQNYLFEQYREKRPRAAQLLEDVHAALKPFSVKLSETTDPDKKQMLERIQHAVKLAAEPLEEAVRRDLAGEEELSSHVEVLLDEAKDLLSDWLDSTHGSEVTDNSIFSKLPKFWEEEFHKDMEALNVLPPDVLTRVSEYVPEIVNFVQKIVDNGYGYASNGSVYFDTVKFASSEKHSYGKLVPEAVGDQRALQEGEGDLSISADRLSEKRSPNDFALWKASKPGEPSWPCPWGKGRPGWHIECSAMAGTLLGASMDIHGGGFDLRFPHHDNELAQSEAYFENDCWVRYFLHTGHLTIAGCKMSKSLKNFITIKDALKKHSARQLRLAFLMHSWKDTLDYSSNTMESALQYEKFMNEFFLNVKDILRAPVDITGQFEKWEDEEAELNKSFYDRKTAVHEALCDNVDTRTVLEEMRALVGQCNLYMASRKAVRRRPNRALLESIALYLTHMLKIFGAIEENSMLGFPVGGPGGSLNLESTVMPYLQVLSEFREGVRKIARERKVAEVLQLSDALRDDILPELGVRFEDHEGLPTVVKLVDRDTLLKEREEKKRAEEEKRKKKEEAARKKQEQEAAKLAKMKIPPRKMFLSESDKYSKFDENGLPTHDTEGKELSKGQAKKLKKLFEAQEKLHKEYLQMVQNGSFK; encoded by the exons GACGTGTTTATACCTCAAAGTGGGAAGAAGGTGACGTGGTACTGCTGTGGGCCGACCGTCTACGACGCCTCTCACATGGGGCACGCCAG GTCCTATATCTCTTTCGACATCCTGAGACGAGTGCTGAGGGATTACTTCAAATTCGACGTCTTCTACTGCATGAACATCACAGACATTGACGATAAG atCATCAAGAGGGCCCGGCAGAACTACTTGTTTGAGCAGTACCGGGAGAAGAGGCCCCGGGCAGCGCAGCTCCTGGAGGATGTTCACGCCGCCCTGAAG CCGTTTTCGGTAAAACTCAGTGAGACCACGGATCCCGACAAAAAGCAGATGCTTGAACGCATTCAGCACGCGGTGAAGCTAGCCGCAGAACCGCTGGAGGAAGCGGTGCGGCGTGACCTCGCTGGAGAGGAGGAGCTCAGCAGCCACGTGGAG GTCTTGTTGGACGAAGCAAAGGATTTGCTTTCTGACTGGCTGGATTCCACACACGGCAGTGAGGTGACTGACAATTCCATTTTCTCCAAACTGCCCAAGTTCTGGGAAGAGGAATTCCACAAAGACATGGAAGCCCTGAAC GTTCTCCCTCCAGACGTCTTAACACGGGTTAGTGAGTACGTGCCAGAGATCGTGAACTTTGTCCAGAAGATCGTGGACAACGGTTACGG CTATGCTTCAAATGGGTCCGTGTACTTTGACACGGTGAAGTTTGCTTCTAGTGAGAAACACTCCTACGGGAAGCTGGTGCCCGAGGCTGTTGGGGATCAGAGAGCCCTGCAGGAAGGGGAAG GCGACCTGAGCATCTCAGCAGACCGCTTGAGTGAGAAGCGGTCCCCCAACGACTTCGCCCTGTGGAAAGCCTCCAAGCCAGGGGAGCCGTCCTGGCCGTGCCCGTGGGGAAAG GGGCGGCCAGGATGGCACATCGAATGCTCCGCCATGGCAGGCACCCTCCTGGGAGCCTCGATGGATATTCACGGAGGGGGCTTCGACCTCCGGTTCCCCCACCACGACAATGAGCTGGCGCAGTCGGAG GCCTACTTTGAAAATGACTGCTGGGTCAGGTACTTCCTTCACACGGGTCACCTGACAATTGCAGGCTGCAAAATGTCAAAATCGCTCAAAAACTTCATCACCATTAAAGACGCTCTGAAGAAGCATTCAG CTCGGCAGCTGCGCCTGGCCTTCCTGATGCACTCCTGGAAGGACACGCTGGATTATTCTAGCAATACCATGGAGTCGGCACTTCAGTATGAGAAGTTCATGAAC GAGTTTTTCTTAAATGTGAAAGACATCCTTCGAGCTCCTGTTGATATAACTGGTCAGTTTGAGAAGTGGGAAGATGAGGAAGCAGAACTGAATAAGAG CTTTTATGACAGGAAGACGGCGGTTCACGAAGCCCTCTGTGATAACGTCGACACGCGTACCGTCCTGGAAGAAATGCGGGCTCTGGTGGGCCAGTGCAACCTCTACATGGCGTCCCGGAAGGCGGTGAGGAGGAGACCCAACCGAGCTCTGCTGGAGAGCATCGCTCTGTACCTCACCCACATGCTGAAG aTCTTTGGGGCCATAGAAGAGAACAGCATGCTGGGTTTCCCAGTTGGAGGACCTGGAGGCAGCCTAAAC CTCGAGTCCACGGTCATGCCGTACCTTCAGGTGCTGTCAGAGTTCAGAGAAGGAGTGCGCAAGATCGCCCGGGAGAGGAAAG TCGCGGAGGTCCTGCAGCTCAGCGACGCCCTGCGGGATGACATCCTGCCCGAGCTCGGGGTGCGGTTTGAAGATCATGAAG GACTGCCGACGGTGGTCAAGTTGGTGGACAGAGACACCTtattgaaagagagagaagaaaagaaaagg gctgaagaagagaagaggaagaagaaagaggaggcagCCAGGAAGAAACAGGAACAAGAA GCAGCGAAGCTGGCCAAGATGAAGATTCCGCCCAGAAAGATGTTCTTATCAGAAAGTGACAAATACTCCAAGTTTGACGAAAAC GGTCTGCCCACACACGACACAGAAGGCAAAGAACTGAGCAAAGGGCAAGCCAAGAAGCTGAAGAAGCTCTTCGAAGCTCAGGAGAAGCTCCACAAGGAGTATCTGCAAATGGTTCAAAACGGAAGCTTCAAATGA
- the CARS1 gene encoding cysteine--tRNA ligase, cytoplasmic isoform X3, with amino-acid sequence MGHARSYISFDILRRVLRDYFKFDVFYCMNITDIDDKIIKRARQNYLFEQYREKRPRAAQLLEDVHAALKPFSVKLSETTDPDKKQMLERIQHAVKLAAEPLEEAVRRDLAGEEELSSHVEVLLDEAKDLLSDWLDSTHGSEVTDNSIFSKLPKFWEEEFHKDMEALNVLPPDVLTRVSEYVPEIVNFVQKIVDNGYGYASNGSVYFDTVKFASSEKHSYGKLVPEAVGDQRALQEGEGDLSISADRLSEKRSPNDFALWKASKPGEPSWPCPWGKGRPGWHIECSAMAGTLLGASMDIHGGGFDLRFPHHDNELAQSEAYFENDCWVRYFLHTGHLTIAGCKMSKSLKNFITIKDALKKHSARQLRLAFLMHSWKDTLDYSSNTMESALQYEKFMNEFFLNVKDILRAPVDITGQFEKWEDEEAELNKSFYDRKTAVHEALCDNVDTRTVLEEMRALVGQCNLYMASRKAVRRRPNRALLESIALYLTHMLKIFGAIEENSMLGFPVGGPGGSLNLESTVMPYLQVLSEFREGVRKIARERKVAEVLQLSDALRDDILPELGVRFEDHEGLPTVVKLVDRDTLLKEREEKKRAEEEKRKKKEEAARKKQEQEAAKLAKMKIPPRKMFLSESDKYSKFDENGLPTHDTEGKELSKGQAKKLKKLFEAQEKLHKEYLQMVQNGSFK; translated from the exons ATGGGGCACGCCAG GTCCTATATCTCTTTCGACATCCTGAGACGAGTGCTGAGGGATTACTTCAAATTCGACGTCTTCTACTGCATGAACATCACAGACATTGACGATAAG atCATCAAGAGGGCCCGGCAGAACTACTTGTTTGAGCAGTACCGGGAGAAGAGGCCCCGGGCAGCGCAGCTCCTGGAGGATGTTCACGCCGCCCTGAAG CCGTTTTCGGTAAAACTCAGTGAGACCACGGATCCCGACAAAAAGCAGATGCTTGAACGCATTCAGCACGCGGTGAAGCTAGCCGCAGAACCGCTGGAGGAAGCGGTGCGGCGTGACCTCGCTGGAGAGGAGGAGCTCAGCAGCCACGTGGAG GTCTTGTTGGACGAAGCAAAGGATTTGCTTTCTGACTGGCTGGATTCCACACACGGCAGTGAGGTGACTGACAATTCCATTTTCTCCAAACTGCCCAAGTTCTGGGAAGAGGAATTCCACAAAGACATGGAAGCCCTGAAC GTTCTCCCTCCAGACGTCTTAACACGGGTTAGTGAGTACGTGCCAGAGATCGTGAACTTTGTCCAGAAGATCGTGGACAACGGTTACGG CTATGCTTCAAATGGGTCCGTGTACTTTGACACGGTGAAGTTTGCTTCTAGTGAGAAACACTCCTACGGGAAGCTGGTGCCCGAGGCTGTTGGGGATCAGAGAGCCCTGCAGGAAGGGGAAG GCGACCTGAGCATCTCAGCAGACCGCTTGAGTGAGAAGCGGTCCCCCAACGACTTCGCCCTGTGGAAAGCCTCCAAGCCAGGGGAGCCGTCCTGGCCGTGCCCGTGGGGAAAG GGGCGGCCAGGATGGCACATCGAATGCTCCGCCATGGCAGGCACCCTCCTGGGAGCCTCGATGGATATTCACGGAGGGGGCTTCGACCTCCGGTTCCCCCACCACGACAATGAGCTGGCGCAGTCGGAG GCCTACTTTGAAAATGACTGCTGGGTCAGGTACTTCCTTCACACGGGTCACCTGACAATTGCAGGCTGCAAAATGTCAAAATCGCTCAAAAACTTCATCACCATTAAAGACGCTCTGAAGAAGCATTCAG CTCGGCAGCTGCGCCTGGCCTTCCTGATGCACTCCTGGAAGGACACGCTGGATTATTCTAGCAATACCATGGAGTCGGCACTTCAGTATGAGAAGTTCATGAAC GAGTTTTTCTTAAATGTGAAAGACATCCTTCGAGCTCCTGTTGATATAACTGGTCAGTTTGAGAAGTGGGAAGATGAGGAAGCAGAACTGAATAAGAG CTTTTATGACAGGAAGACGGCGGTTCACGAAGCCCTCTGTGATAACGTCGACACGCGTACCGTCCTGGAAGAAATGCGGGCTCTGGTGGGCCAGTGCAACCTCTACATGGCGTCCCGGAAGGCGGTGAGGAGGAGACCCAACCGAGCTCTGCTGGAGAGCATCGCTCTGTACCTCACCCACATGCTGAAG aTCTTTGGGGCCATAGAAGAGAACAGCATGCTGGGTTTCCCAGTTGGAGGACCTGGAGGCAGCCTAAAC CTCGAGTCCACGGTCATGCCGTACCTTCAGGTGCTGTCAGAGTTCAGAGAAGGAGTGCGCAAGATCGCCCGGGAGAGGAAAG TCGCGGAGGTCCTGCAGCTCAGCGACGCCCTGCGGGATGACATCCTGCCCGAGCTCGGGGTGCGGTTTGAAGATCATGAAG GACTGCCGACGGTGGTCAAGTTGGTGGACAGAGACACCTtattgaaagagagagaagaaaagaaaagg gctgaagaagagaagaggaagaagaaagaggaggcagCCAGGAAGAAACAGGAACAAGAA GCAGCGAAGCTGGCCAAGATGAAGATTCCGCCCAGAAAGATGTTCTTATCAGAAAGTGACAAATACTCCAAGTTTGACGAAAAC GGTCTGCCCACACACGACACAGAAGGCAAAGAACTGAGCAAAGGGCAAGCCAAGAAGCTGAAGAAGCTCTTCGAAGCTCAGGAGAAGCTCCACAAGGAGTATCTGCAAATGGTTCAAAACGGAAGCTTCAAATGA
- the CARS1 gene encoding cysteine--tRNA ligase, cytoplasmic isoform X1 — protein sequence MAGCSGEHSKGRRVQPQWSPPAGSEPCRLRLYNSLTRNKDVFIPQSGKKVTWYCCGPTVYDASHMGHARSYISFDILRRVLRDYFKFDVFYCMNITDIDDKIIKRARQNYLFEQYREKRPRAAQLLEDVHAALKPFSVKLSETTDPDKKQMLERIQHAVKLAAEPLEEAVRRDLAGEEELSSHVEVLLDEAKDLLSDWLDSTHGSEVTDNSIFSKLPKFWEEEFHKDMEALNVLPPDVLTRVSEYVPEIVNFVQKIVDNGYGYASNGSVYFDTVKFASSEKHSYGKLVPEAVGDQRALQEGEGDLSISADRLSEKRSPNDFALWKASKPGEPSWPCPWGKGRPGWHIECSAMAGTLLGASMDIHGGGFDLRFPHHDNELAQSEAYFENDCWVRYFLHTGHLTIAGCKMSKSLKNFITIKDALKKHSARQLRLAFLMHSWKDTLDYSSNTMESALQYEKFMNEFFLNVKDILRAPVDITGQFEKWEDEEAELNKSFYDRKTAVHEALCDNVDTRTVLEEMRALVGQCNLYMASRKAVRRRPNRALLESIALYLTHMLKIFGAIEENSMLGFPVGGPGGSLNLESTVMPYLQVLSEFREGVRKIARERKVAEVLQLSDALRDDILPELGVRFEDHEGLPTVVKLVDRDTLLKEREEKKRAEEEKRKKKEEAARKKQEQEAAKLAKMKIPPRKMFLSESDKYSKFDENGLPTHDTEGKELSKGQAKKLKKLFEAQEKLHKEYLQMVQNGSFK from the exons GACGTGTTTATACCTCAAAGTGGGAAGAAGGTGACGTGGTACTGCTGTGGGCCGACCGTCTACGACGCCTCTCACATGGGGCACGCCAG GTCCTATATCTCTTTCGACATCCTGAGACGAGTGCTGAGGGATTACTTCAAATTCGACGTCTTCTACTGCATGAACATCACAGACATTGACGATAAG atCATCAAGAGGGCCCGGCAGAACTACTTGTTTGAGCAGTACCGGGAGAAGAGGCCCCGGGCAGCGCAGCTCCTGGAGGATGTTCACGCCGCCCTGAAG CCGTTTTCGGTAAAACTCAGTGAGACCACGGATCCCGACAAAAAGCAGATGCTTGAACGCATTCAGCACGCGGTGAAGCTAGCCGCAGAACCGCTGGAGGAAGCGGTGCGGCGTGACCTCGCTGGAGAGGAGGAGCTCAGCAGCCACGTGGAG GTCTTGTTGGACGAAGCAAAGGATTTGCTTTCTGACTGGCTGGATTCCACACACGGCAGTGAGGTGACTGACAATTCCATTTTCTCCAAACTGCCCAAGTTCTGGGAAGAGGAATTCCACAAAGACATGGAAGCCCTGAAC GTTCTCCCTCCAGACGTCTTAACACGGGTTAGTGAGTACGTGCCAGAGATCGTGAACTTTGTCCAGAAGATCGTGGACAACGGTTACGG CTATGCTTCAAATGGGTCCGTGTACTTTGACACGGTGAAGTTTGCTTCTAGTGAGAAACACTCCTACGGGAAGCTGGTGCCCGAGGCTGTTGGGGATCAGAGAGCCCTGCAGGAAGGGGAAG GCGACCTGAGCATCTCAGCAGACCGCTTGAGTGAGAAGCGGTCCCCCAACGACTTCGCCCTGTGGAAAGCCTCCAAGCCAGGGGAGCCGTCCTGGCCGTGCCCGTGGGGAAAG GGGCGGCCAGGATGGCACATCGAATGCTCCGCCATGGCAGGCACCCTCCTGGGAGCCTCGATGGATATTCACGGAGGGGGCTTCGACCTCCGGTTCCCCCACCACGACAATGAGCTGGCGCAGTCGGAG GCCTACTTTGAAAATGACTGCTGGGTCAGGTACTTCCTTCACACGGGTCACCTGACAATTGCAGGCTGCAAAATGTCAAAATCGCTCAAAAACTTCATCACCATTAAAGACGCTCTGAAGAAGCATTCAG CTCGGCAGCTGCGCCTGGCCTTCCTGATGCACTCCTGGAAGGACACGCTGGATTATTCTAGCAATACCATGGAGTCGGCACTTCAGTATGAGAAGTTCATGAAC GAGTTTTTCTTAAATGTGAAAGACATCCTTCGAGCTCCTGTTGATATAACTGGTCAGTTTGAGAAGTGGGAAGATGAGGAAGCAGAACTGAATAAGAG CTTTTATGACAGGAAGACGGCGGTTCACGAAGCCCTCTGTGATAACGTCGACACGCGTACCGTCCTGGAAGAAATGCGGGCTCTGGTGGGCCAGTGCAACCTCTACATGGCGTCCCGGAAGGCGGTGAGGAGGAGACCCAACCGAGCTCTGCTGGAGAGCATCGCTCTGTACCTCACCCACATGCTGAAG aTCTTTGGGGCCATAGAAGAGAACAGCATGCTGGGTTTCCCAGTTGGAGGACCTGGAGGCAGCCTAAAC CTCGAGTCCACGGTCATGCCGTACCTTCAGGTGCTGTCAGAGTTCAGAGAAGGAGTGCGCAAGATCGCCCGGGAGAGGAAAG TCGCGGAGGTCCTGCAGCTCAGCGACGCCCTGCGGGATGACATCCTGCCCGAGCTCGGGGTGCGGTTTGAAGATCATGAAG GACTGCCGACGGTGGTCAAGTTGGTGGACAGAGACACCTtattgaaagagagagaagaaaagaaaagg gctgaagaagagaagaggaagaagaaagaggaggcagCCAGGAAGAAACAGGAACAAGAA GCAGCGAAGCTGGCCAAGATGAAGATTCCGCCCAGAAAGATGTTCTTATCAGAAAGTGACAAATACTCCAAGTTTGACGAAAAC GGTCTGCCCACACACGACACAGAAGGCAAAGAACTGAGCAAAGGGCAAGCCAAGAAGCTGAAGAAGCTCTTCGAAGCTCAGGAGAAGCTCCACAAGGAGTATCTGCAAATGGTTCAAAACGGAAGCTTCAAATGA